Within Candidatus Cloacimonadota bacterium, the genomic segment ACAGGTTCAAAGCGATTATTTTCAATCCGCAGAGCTAAGCCAATACACTATCAATAAAGAAGATCTGGCAGATTCTCTGGCCTTGGCACTGCCAGCCGAGATCTATCAAGTTTGGATATCTCCTTGGCTACCTTTCATGAATATGGGCGATCGTGAGGGTAATCTAATCTTTGTTTTGAGGGGTAAAAAACTAAGTATGGGCTTTGAAGAACTGCCCGAAAGATTAAAGCTATATGTGCAAACCAATGCCCCCGAGTTTAGTAAAGCTCCCACTCTGTGGAGCGAACCCAATATGAATCCCTGGCTGTATTTCAAGCAACTAAGAGAACAGAACAATGAAGAATCAGAGAGGTAAGTTTTGTTTATAGATTATGCAAAGATCCGTGTAAAAGCAGGAAATGGCGGCGATGGAGCAGTAAGTTTCCGCCGCGAGAAATTTGTCCCCAAAGGCGGCCCTGATGGGGGTGATGGAGGTCGTGGCGGCAACATCATTGTGAAGGGTGACACCAATGTGAACACCCTGTTAGATTACCGTTTCAATAAGATATTTAAGGCAGAAAACGGCGTTTCGGGTGCTGGTGGGCGCAAAACTGGGCACAGTGGAGAGGATCTTATTCTGCGTATGCCTCTGGGCACCGAAATCTTTCAGATATATGAGGATGGATGCAAAGTAAAATTGGCAGATGTTACGGAAGCAGATGAATGTATTGTTATTGCCAAAGGCGGGCATGGTGGTAAAGGCAACAGCAATTTTGCCACTCCCACAAATCAAGCGCCCAGACACGCCACTCCAGGCAAACGCAGCTCTGAAATCGAGCTGGAATTAGTGCTAAAACTCATGGCAGATGTTGGCTTGGTCGGTTTTCCCAATGCGGGAAAATCTACTTTGCTCTCTGTTCTTTCTGCTGCCCGTCCCAAAATCGCCGATTACGAATTTACTACCTTAGAGCCTATGCTGGGCGTGGTCCGTGTGTCCGATTATCAACATTTCGTAATGGCAGATATTCCCGGCATTATTGAGGGAGCACACAATGGGAAAGGGCTGGGACATCAATTCC encodes:
- a CDS encoding DUF1838 domain-containing protein, which codes for QVQSDYFQSAELSQYTINKEDLADSLALALPAEIYQVWISPWLPFMNMGDREGNLIFVLRGKKLSMGFEELPERLKLYVQTNAPEFSKAPTLWSEPNMNPWLYFKQLREQNNEESER
- the obgE gene encoding GTPase ObgE, which encodes MFIDYAKIRVKAGNGGDGAVSFRREKFVPKGGPDGGDGGRGGNIIVKGDTNVNTLLDYRFNKIFKAENGVSGAGGRKTGHSGEDLILRMPLGTEIFQIYEDGCKVKLADVTEADECIVIAKGGHGGKGNSNFATPTNQAPRHATPGKRSSEIELELVLKLMADVGLVGFPNAGKSTLLSVLSAARPKIADYEFTTLEPMLGVVRVSDYQHFVMADIPGIIEGAHNGKGLGHQFLRHIQRTNILLYLIDINSPDPLEVYRTLKAELYLYDSFMEKKPFTIVLSKIDTIPEDERDARIAEVAEIFADTSHTKILAISSVGNLGLEALKYALFKQIKDNR